One genomic window of Osmia bicornis bicornis chromosome 5, iOsmBic2.1, whole genome shotgun sequence includes the following:
- the LOC114880702 gene encoding zinc finger BED domain-containing protein 6-like encodes MNADSNARLRQLQLEAEELTMYAMRIPPCTYEERVYSSQPSKFAVSYTINPNIRKMPQERKTEDPDLYLLESSTSAAWLPANTNIKKMHQQRKTEDAISKEKELSCRRRTKVLSYFICKAMMPLSIVENKAFQRFVKDLDPAYKCPSRDTLKTEIIDQYNSLSQNLKEKLKNRQNLTITLNVWSNTSQTNKFLGITVHYVDNSNLESIVLDFIKIPPSQIKKSNIVEGVENTLKTYLQNWSIEDNQIVAVITDNAVNISIETKNYYISCFAQTVESIAVNLINKTENFFKIIRSNVKRAIEDSKLSNALRKMLDKRAIRRDCQKTLVLDNPEKWNSTLHMVETYLELSPFLNDKAEFKLDSTEMEILKEAVVILRFVKELTDELSPDHHVTISEMIPLISCFQSSLNELELKTNFGKKSKSILSKEMKKFEKKEESLLCAQATLLDPRFKTIYFTDGFLPLLEKAKRCIITETTKHTTTPQNNSDDSDDSYNVDNESDLPKGIWKEHAKRIYKRTKTSHYDDATINEELSKYLISKIEKDRKQNPFKVWEENKFLYPNLYTLAQKFLSPVVTVLPTEKLFSKTATIIMEETNLSNTLLSKLIFLHNLPEKYWDHEQDIECIDI; translated from the exons ATGAATGCTGATTCT AATGCGCGACTACGCCAATTACAATTAGAAGCAGAGGAACTCACCATGTATGCAATGCGGATACCTCCATGCACCTACGAAGAACGCGTGTATTCATCGCAACCATCAAAATTTGCGGTATCGTACACAATAAATCctaatataagaaaaatgcCGCAGGAAAGGAAAACTGAAGATCCTGACTTATATTTACTGGAATCATCAACATCTGCGGCATGGTTACCAGCAAATactaatataaaaaaaatgcatCAGCAAAGAAAAACTGAAGATGCAATAAGCAAAG aaaaagaaCTTTCGTGCAGGAGAAGAACGAAAGTACtatcatattttatttgtaaagcGATGATGCCTTTATCAATAGTGGAAAACAAAGCATTTCAGCGATTTGTAAAAGACCTAGATCCTGCTTATAAATGTCCGTCACGCGATACCTTAAAAACAGAAATAATAGATCAATATAATAGTTTATctcaaaatttaaaagaaaaattaaaaaacagacAAAATCTTACTATTACTCTTAATGTTTGGTCAAATACCTCGCAAACAAACAAATTTTTAGGTATAACAGTTCATTACGTAGACAACAGTAACTTAGAATCTATAGTattggattttataaaaataccaCCATcgcaaataaaaaaatcaaatatagTAGAAGGTGTAGAGAACACGTTAAAG actTATCTTCAAAATTGGAGTATCGAAGATAATCAAATAGTAGCTGTAATAACAGACAATGCAGTAAATATATCGATAGAAACCAAAAACTATTATATTTCCTGTTTTGCTCAAACAGTGGAATCGATTGcggtaaatttaataaataaaacagagaacttttttaaaataattcgtTCAAATGTAAAAAGGGCCATAGAAGACTCAAAACTTAGTAATGCGTTAAGGAAAATGCTGGATAAGAGGGCGATTAGAAGAGATTGCCAGAAAACACTAGTCTTAG acaATCCTGAGAAATGGAATTCAACACTTCACATGGTTGAAACGTATCTCGAACTTTCACCTTTCCTAAATGATAAAGCAGAGTTCAAGTTGGATTCGActgaaatggaaattttaaaagaGGCAGTTGTGATATTACGTTTTGTGAAAGAATTAACAGATGAACTATCACCAGATCACCATGTAACAATTAGCGAAATGATACCATTGATTAGTTGCTTTCAGTCAAGTCTGAACGAATTAGAACTAAAAACAAACTTCGgtaaaaaatcaaaatcgaTCTTAagcaaagaaatgaaaaagtttgagaagaaagaggaaagttTGTTGTGTGCACAAGCTACATTACTGGATCCCagatttaaaacaatttatttcacGGATGGATTTCTTCCGCTATTAGAAAAAGCTAAGAGGTGCATTATAACAGAAACAACAAAACATACTACAACTCCACAAAATAATTCAGATGATTCAGATGATTCATATAATGTAGATAACGAAAGCGATTTACCGAAAGGTATATGGAAAGAGCATGCAAAAAGAATCTATAAAAGGACGAAAACATCACACTATGATGACGCTACAATTAACGAAGAACTATCAAagtatttaatttcaaaaatagaaaaag ATCGTAAGCAAAATCCGTTTAAGGTGTGggaagaaaacaaatttttatatccGAATTTATATACTTTGGCTCAAAAGTTTCTTTCCCCTGTAGTTACGGTGTTGCCAACGGAAAAACTGTTTTCGAAAACTGCTACGATAATAATGGAAGAAACAAACTTGTCAAATACTCTATTgagtaaattaatatttctacatAATTTACCTGAAAAATATTGGGATCATGAACAAGACATTGAATGTATTGATATTTAA